From Culicoidibacter larvae, a single genomic window includes:
- a CDS encoding DUF2815 family protein, with translation MANMQNKTKVITGVNSRFSYFHGWEPVSINGGAEKYSVSVLIPKDDKETINAIHAAVDAAIEEGIAKFGGKKPNKAAIKLPLRDGDVERDDEAYKGHYFINANSKTAPQIVDKSVKPILDRSEVYSGCYGRVSLNFYAFNSNGNKGVACGLGNIQKIRDGEPLGGKTSAVDDFTTLVDDDFLA, from the coding sequence ATGGCAAATATGCAAAACAAGACAAAAGTTATCACAGGTGTAAACTCAAGATTTTCTTACTTCCACGGTTGGGAGCCTGTATCTATTAATGGTGGTGCAGAAAAATACAGTGTATCTGTCCTTATTCCAAAGGATGATAAGGAAACTATTAATGCCATCCATGCAGCGGTTGATGCTGCCATAGAGGAAGGTATCGCAAAGTTTGGTGGCAAGAAACCCAATAAAGCTGCCATTAAGCTACCGTTGCGTGATGGAGATGTAGAGCGTGATGACGAGGCTTATAAAGGCCATTACTTCATCAATGCGAATAGCAAGACAGCGCCACAGATTGTAGACAAAAGTGTTAAGCCGATACTGGATCGTAGCGAGGTATACAGCGGTTGTTATGGTAGGGTTTCTCTTAACTTCTATGCTTTCAACTCAAATGGTAATAAAGGTGTAGCTTGTGGTCTTGGTAACATTCAAAAAATTAGAGACGGAGAACCTCTAGGCGGTAAGACTTCTGCAGTAGATGATTTTACGACTCTTGTCGATGATGACTTCCTTGCCTAA
- a CDS encoding glycosyl hydrolase family 18 protein, whose translation MERLKGKKIMVWTFMGNARMYEALEKYGDRIDTIGLFSFKVRATGEIVESGVTISSMLPYINRYRHIKWLLTIANDGANSIFRALRDNTNGAQELFLSELIRIMKKYPWCDGIDIDLERGDDYSTHAKSTTMFKNIYNTIKAYDSSKLMNICLPGMTSVNGSVGGENWCVYGDLDPYCDTASIMSYGMAWSGSAPGPVSPRSWLEGIYNYAVTVMNPDKIFFGMPAYGWNWQIYDTPENLGKAYRGTSHTYYAAKYWMTGVYNFTDDAPPQPFIPIVAYWDDDNKVPWALPHVYDYMEGRDATRYSYPLLSASYNGRQYLTAYGKQQKTAFGTVYVDHDAMPDSYSGVVSVSNSVTTLGDEGAATYHFTLAQAGTYDVAVKLGFPFWDKNNIHISLDGNEVDFSENRLWWPYWRTTFWAVFKKGVRLSAGTHTITISLGAKGVQFYGFRVCSSFSEEPSVGEAEYTLAPRHFKDVNGDMVGPATGFKLTLEMLRRKADSALVWYEDFRDDNPLPQSYWTTLSGEWSVWQDTSSSMNRPYSQLEGKGQLAWNYNNFSDIHLRAQIIFPETFSGKAGVFIGTIYCCFNYDNQRIELYEGSTLKGSYATSFSRTSAANIRLNPSFYTLEIRKRGNQVRVYSSASNTLRFTATCSDVTGYAGIRSDNKVHCQLLRLGDAWTYEPYERFDVLMPDGAFKTYGRLTRSNCSWDDEFQVFTLTADLEESATRSESISLDYDFFHSDMMPSIQCGNDYSVTIIPRDINIWISRIFLGDGDGFSILYYQDVDSLVYWANEAAYRWKLRGMCMWSLGQEDLRLWEWLPKQIE comes from the coding sequence ATGGAACGACTAAAAGGCAAGAAAATCATGGTGTGGACTTTCATGGGAAATGCACGGATGTATGAAGCTTTAGAGAAATATGGAGACCGGATTGATACCATCGGTCTTTTTTCTTTTAAGGTACGAGCTACCGGTGAAATTGTTGAGAGTGGTGTTACCATCAGCAGTATGCTCCCCTACATTAACCGTTATCGTCATATCAAATGGTTACTTACCATTGCCAATGATGGTGCAAACAGTATTTTCAGAGCATTGAGAGATAACACGAATGGCGCTCAGGAACTGTTTCTATCCGAGCTTATTCGTATTATGAAAAAGTATCCTTGGTGCGATGGTATTGATATTGACCTAGAAAGAGGCGATGACTATTCCACTCATGCTAAGTCAACGACCATGTTTAAAAATATTTACAACACCATCAAAGCCTATGATTCAAGTAAACTGATGAACATTTGCCTTCCAGGTATGACCAGTGTCAATGGCTCTGTAGGTGGTGAGAACTGGTGCGTCTATGGTGACCTAGACCCTTATTGCGATACCGCATCAATTATGAGTTATGGTATGGCTTGGTCAGGTTCTGCACCGGGACCTGTATCTCCAAGGAGCTGGCTTGAAGGGATTTATAATTATGCCGTTACAGTGATGAATCCCGATAAGATTTTCTTTGGGATGCCTGCTTATGGATGGAACTGGCAAATCTATGACACACCAGAAAACCTAGGTAAAGCCTATAGGGGAACGTCTCATACCTACTATGCGGCAAAATACTGGATGACAGGAGTCTATAATTTCACAGACGATGCGCCTCCTCAACCTTTTATTCCCATCGTGGCTTATTGGGATGATGATAATAAAGTGCCCTGGGCATTGCCGCATGTCTACGATTATATGGAAGGAAGAGATGCCACTCGCTATAGCTATCCACTCTTATCTGCAAGCTACAATGGAAGACAGTATCTGACGGCCTATGGCAAACAACAAAAGACAGCCTTTGGTACTGTTTATGTGGATCATGATGCCATGCCAGATAGCTATTCCGGTGTTGTTTCCGTATCTAATAGCGTCACAACCCTGGGTGATGAAGGCGCAGCAACCTATCATTTTACGCTTGCTCAGGCAGGTACTTATGATGTAGCAGTAAAGCTAGGCTTTCCATTTTGGGATAAGAATAATATTCATATCTCCCTTGATGGAAATGAAGTAGATTTTTCTGAAAACAGACTGTGGTGGCCTTATTGGAGAACGACTTTCTGGGCGGTGTTTAAAAAAGGAGTGCGCCTTTCTGCAGGAACACATACCATCACCATTTCGCTTGGGGCAAAGGGTGTACAGTTTTATGGATTTAGAGTCTGTTCTTCATTTTCTGAGGAGCCATCAGTTGGTGAAGCAGAATATACCCTTGCTCCTAGACATTTCAAAGATGTAAATGGTGATATGGTAGGACCTGCAACTGGTTTTAAGTTGACGCTTGAGATGCTTAGAAGAAAAGCAGATTCTGCCCTTGTGTGGTATGAGGATTTTAGAGATGATAACCCTCTCCCCCAAAGCTACTGGACAACATTATCAGGCGAATGGAGTGTTTGGCAAGATACAAGCAGTTCGATGAATAGACCCTATTCCCAACTGGAGGGTAAGGGGCAGTTAGCATGGAACTACAACAATTTTTCAGATATCCATTTAAGGGCGCAGATTATTTTTCCTGAGACCTTTAGTGGCAAGGCAGGTGTTTTTATTGGAACGATTTATTGTTGCTTTAATTATGATAACCAGCGTATTGAACTGTATGAAGGTTCTACTTTAAAAGGTAGTTATGCCACCAGCTTTTCAAGAACATCGGCCGCAAACATTCGATTGAATCCAAGCTTTTACACTCTAGAAATTCGAAAACGTGGCAATCAAGTGCGGGTCTATTCCTCTGCATCCAATACACTGCGCTTTACAGCCACTTGCTCGGATGTGACAGGGTATGCAGGTATTCGTTCGGATAATAAAGTCCATTGCCAGTTGCTTCGCTTAGGCGATGCTTGGACCTATGAGCCTTATGAACGCTTTGACGTGCTTATGCCAGATGGGGCATTTAAAACATATGGTCGGCTAACAAGAAGTAACTGTTCTTGGGATGATGAGTTTCAAGTATTTACTTTAACAGCAGACCTTGAAGAATCAGCCACAAGAAGTGAAAGCATCTCCCTAGATTATGATTTTTTTCATTCAGATATGATGCCATCCATTCAGTGTGGAAATGACTACAGTGTCACCATCATTCCAAGGGATATTAACATCTGGATATCTCGTATTTTCTTAGGTGATGGTGACGGATTTTCCATTCTTTATTATCAGGATGTGGATAGCCTCGTGTACTGGGCAAATGAAGCAGCTTATCGGTGGAAACTTCGAGGCATGTGTATGTGGTCACTAGGGCAGGAGGATTTAAGACTCTGGGAGTGGCTACCAAAACAAATAGAGTAA
- a CDS encoding phage holin family protein produces MKEIWNWIQVVITAIGGFFGWFLGGADGFLYALLVFVVIDYLTGVLCAIADKTLSSEVGFIGISRKVLIFVLVGVANILDVYVIGDGSVLRTAIVFFYLSNEGISLLENSAHLGLPIPEKLKDVLKQLHKKNEEE; encoded by the coding sequence ATGAAAGAAATATGGAACTGGATCCAAGTTGTGATAACAGCAATCGGTGGATTCTTCGGATGGTTTTTAGGAGGAGCAGACGGATTTTTATATGCGCTACTAGTCTTTGTAGTCATCGACTATCTAACAGGTGTCTTATGTGCAATCGCTGATAAGACCCTATCAAGTGAAGTGGGATTTATCGGAATCAGCCGTAAAGTGCTGATTTTTGTTTTAGTGGGTGTAGCCAATATTTTAGACGTTTATGTGATTGGTGATGGGAGCGTACTAAGAACAGCGATTGTTTTCTTCTATCTATCAAATGAGGGAATTTCGCTGTTAGAAAATTCAGCTCACCTTGGACTACCTATCCCAGAAAAACTAAAAGATGTATTAAAGCAGCTCCATAAAAAGAACGAGGAGGAATAA
- a CDS encoding phage tail spike protein yields MALKTILNKQTDFTGEFPVEYAKSGLWRFNDISVDENGYLADSSGLDRKIELVNYLGTTASLQSGQKGRQIRININNPATEKTYLKVANDGTFFSEMGERILVGGWMIPTTYSVGNTYCPILNTRYGPGQPIFYLSLFAGRPRIMLYNASGSLILDQTTTPPFSLINGGVYFICMVIEPNNKNAWIVLGDKTSGTSWVSPTYSFTGTLNPSCTADIIMGMHADAYWYAGRFDDWFFDMDSSLTTDDLIDYFNGSLLTNGGDMGGAVDALSVPGVVSLRETEGVYPTEGTLYTAPATCNLSGTGRVSVTSEYISGVTAVEPIETSTSDDLVHWSDWAAIALDGKLVSPNKAYIRFRVTLTTVDTSKTPRIIDIRLYDIPKSPYERIGFARPVVLDSNGAWEAVLENAYNIVVTSEINGEDTLSFMIPYRDNKRGFIDSEKKIQIVNDIYKVRTLTDTKDSEGNLATEVYAEAEFYDLTFSVRKEEHKFDAETAEVSMAYALEGTEWSVGTVNVGTKRTWTSTEKNALSILRTVADLHGGDLVFDCPNRLVHLLTVYGTDSGALFAYKKNMKSIKRVVDTRSLVTRLYAIGSEGLTFADINGGKAYVEDYTYSSDIRISTLDCSSFTNPYQMKEYTEMRLAQYAKPNISYVLNAMDLSVLTGYEHEAWSLGDYVHVEDKDLGLSVTTRVIRREYNLQEPWNTVLELSTTLKNLGSSASQWDNVADSLEGTSMVTNNDIREMVPFNLLRNSRADDGMAYWINSGFEVDGDNGVSGSTSFKAMGVANMTKSMAQTIYPANRSSYTLSAQIASENLEKLSSNSQVGIEVVIEYEDGTTETRFIDLY; encoded by the coding sequence GTGGCACTAAAAACAATATTAAATAAACAGACAGATTTTACGGGAGAGTTCCCAGTTGAGTATGCAAAATCTGGACTGTGGCGGTTCAATGATATATCGGTAGATGAAAATGGCTATCTTGCAGACTCTTCTGGGTTAGATAGAAAAATAGAGCTTGTCAATTATCTAGGAACAACTGCAAGCCTTCAAAGCGGGCAAAAAGGGAGACAAATCCGAATCAACATCAACAATCCCGCTACAGAAAAAACCTACCTTAAAGTGGCCAATGATGGTACGTTCTTTTCGGAGATGGGAGAACGAATCCTTGTTGGCGGTTGGATGATACCGACTACTTATTCGGTAGGAAATACCTATTGCCCCATATTAAATACGCGCTATGGTCCTGGTCAGCCTATCTTTTACCTGTCGCTCTTTGCAGGCAGACCTAGAATCATGCTTTATAACGCTAGTGGTTCTCTTATACTCGACCAAACAACCACACCGCCTTTTTCACTTATCAATGGTGGAGTGTATTTTATTTGCATGGTCATAGAGCCAAACAATAAAAATGCATGGATTGTACTGGGAGATAAGACGAGTGGAACGAGCTGGGTATCCCCGACTTACTCCTTTACAGGCACACTAAATCCTTCTTGTACAGCCGACATCATTATGGGTATGCATGCAGATGCCTATTGGTATGCTGGAAGATTTGATGACTGGTTTTTTGATATGGATTCCAGTCTTACAACGGATGATTTGATTGATTATTTCAATGGGTCTCTTTTGACTAACGGGGGTGATATGGGCGGTGCTGTTGATGCCCTTAGCGTACCGGGAGTGGTGAGCTTAAGGGAAACAGAAGGTGTCTATCCAACGGAAGGAACACTATATACGGCTCCGGCAACGTGCAATCTGTCTGGCACAGGTCGGGTATCTGTTACCAGTGAATATATTTCTGGGGTAACTGCAGTTGAGCCAATAGAAACCTCAACAAGCGATGACCTTGTTCATTGGAGTGATTGGGCAGCCATCGCACTTGATGGAAAACTGGTATCTCCGAATAAGGCATACATTCGTTTTAGGGTCACACTTACTACTGTAGATACGAGTAAGACCCCTCGAATCATTGATATTAGACTTTACGACATTCCAAAGTCACCTTATGAGAGGATTGGTTTCGCAAGACCTGTCGTATTGGATTCAAATGGAGCCTGGGAGGCTGTGTTAGAAAATGCTTATAACATTGTAGTAACCAGTGAAATCAATGGCGAGGATACGCTCTCCTTTATGATCCCCTACCGTGATAACAAGAGGGGATTTATTGATAGTGAAAAGAAAATCCAGATTGTTAATGACATCTATAAAGTAAGGACTTTGACGGATACAAAAGATAGCGAAGGAAATCTAGCGACTGAAGTGTATGCTGAAGCAGAGTTTTACGACCTGACTTTTTCAGTGCGAAAAGAAGAACATAAATTTGATGCAGAAACTGCTGAAGTGTCCATGGCATATGCGTTAGAAGGAACAGAGTGGAGTGTAGGCACAGTCAATGTTGGAACCAAAAGAACCTGGACGAGTACAGAAAAGAATGCACTATCCATCCTTCGCACGGTTGCGGACTTACATGGTGGAGACCTTGTCTTTGATTGCCCCAATCGGCTGGTCCATCTCTTAACGGTCTATGGTACGGATAGCGGTGCATTGTTTGCTTATAAGAAAAATATGAAGAGCATTAAAAGAGTCGTTGATACCAGAAGTCTTGTGACAAGGCTCTATGCCATTGGTAGCGAGGGTCTTACTTTTGCAGATATCAATGGAGGAAAGGCATATGTGGAGGACTATACGTATTCGTCTGATATTCGAATATCAACGCTTGATTGTTCTTCCTTTACCAATCCCTATCAGATGAAAGAATATACCGAGATGAGGCTTGCTCAGTATGCGAAACCAAACATCTCCTATGTTTTAAATGCAATGGATTTATCGGTGTTAACGGGTTATGAGCATGAAGCATGGTCGCTTGGAGATTATGTTCATGTAGAAGATAAAGATTTAGGACTGTCGGTGACAACTCGTGTTATACGAAGAGAATACAACTTACAAGAACCATGGAATACAGTATTAGAACTATCTACTACCCTTAAAAATCTGGGTAGTTCTGCAAGCCAGTGGGATAACGTGGCAGATTCTCTTGAAGGCACAAGTATGGTAACGAACAATGATATCCGTGAAATGGTGCCTTTTAATCTGCTGCGAAATTCTCGTGCTGATGATGGCATGGCTTACTGGATTAACTCAGGCTTTGAAGTAGATGGTGATAACGGTGTAAGTGGGTCGACATCCTTTAAGGCAATGGGTGTAGCTAATATGACAAAGAGTATGGCTCAGACCATCTATCCGGCTAATCGCTCTAGCTACACACTCTCGGCACAAATCGCATCTGAAAACCTTGAAAAACTGAGTAGCAACTCACAGGTTGGCATTGAAGTGGTTATTGAATATGAAGATGGAACGACAGAAACAAGGTTTATTGATTTGTATTAA
- a CDS encoding DUF2800 domain-containing protein: protein MGNHAILSASSSHRWLNCLPSARLEQEFEDQSGEAAKEGTAAHDLCEHKLKKALHMRSQRPVSEYNSDEMEECTDAYVDFVMEQVELAKTKCNDPIVLIEHHLDFSCYVPDGFGTGDCVIIADDRLHIVDFKYGLGVLVDAVDNPQMKLYALGALGIYDHLYDIKEVSMTIFQPRRENVSTWTIPVEELKGWAEEELKPRAVKAFNGEGEYIPGPWCTFCKAANRCRARAEEKLKLAEKEFKMPPLLTDAEIEEILLILPDISKWANEITAYATDAAVNHGKEWNGFKVVEGRSVRKYKDEGAIAEKAVADGYKDIYRKSLIPLTEMQKLMGKSKFEELLGDLIYKPPGKPTLVPNSDKRPAMNVAHAKNEFNEIMED from the coding sequence ATGGGTAATCATGCAATATTATCTGCATCTTCATCCCACAGGTGGCTCAACTGCCTACCCTCTGCAAGACTTGAACAGGAGTTTGAAGACCAAAGTGGTGAGGCAGCAAAAGAAGGTACAGCGGCTCATGACCTGTGTGAACACAAACTAAAAAAGGCACTTCATATGAGAAGTCAGCGACCTGTCTCTGAGTATAACTCTGATGAGATGGAGGAATGTACAGATGCTTACGTTGACTTCGTTATGGAGCAGGTGGAACTTGCAAAAACAAAATGTAACGATCCAATCGTCCTTATCGAACATCATCTTGATTTTTCATGCTATGTACCAGACGGCTTTGGAACAGGAGATTGCGTGATTATCGCGGATGACAGACTTCACATCGTAGACTTTAAGTATGGGCTGGGTGTGCTAGTCGATGCCGTGGACAATCCACAGATGAAGCTCTATGCCCTAGGAGCGCTTGGAATCTATGATCACCTGTATGACATCAAAGAAGTGTCTATGACAATCTTTCAGCCTAGAAGAGAAAATGTCAGCACCTGGACAATACCAGTGGAAGAACTAAAAGGCTGGGCGGAAGAGGAACTAAAGCCAAGGGCTGTCAAGGCCTTTAACGGCGAGGGTGAATACATCCCCGGTCCATGGTGTACCTTCTGTAAAGCGGCAAACAGATGCCGGGCTAGAGCCGAAGAAAAGCTAAAACTTGCCGAGAAAGAATTCAAGATGCCACCTCTGCTGACGGATGCTGAAATAGAAGAAATCTTACTTATTCTTCCCGACATTAGCAAATGGGCGAATGAAATAACCGCCTATGCCACTGATGCAGCAGTTAATCACGGTAAAGAGTGGAACGGTTTTAAAGTTGTGGAAGGTCGCTCGGTTCGCAAGTACAAAGATGAAGGAGCCATTGCAGAAAAAGCCGTGGCAGATGGATATAAGGACATTTACAGAAAGAGCCTTATTCCGCTGACAGAGATGCAAAAACTGATGGGTAAATCCAAATTTGAGGAACTCCTCGGTGACCTCATTTACAAACCACCGGGTAAGCCGACTCTTGTTCCAAATTCAGATAAAAGACCGGCTATGAACGTAGCACATGCTAAAAACGAATTTAACGAAATTATGGAGGATTAA
- a CDS encoding DNA polymerase translates to MKNLEIDIETYSSTNLQKSGVYRYVEADDFEVMLFGYAVDGDEVKVIDLMNGEKIPKEILDALTDETITKWAFNAQFERVCLSRYLGYPTGTYLNPSSWKCSMVWSAYMGLALSLEGVGAVLGLEKQKLTEGKDLIRYFCLPCTPTKINGGRTRNLPTDEIDKWQQFKAYNKRDVEAEIQIQQRLIKFPVPEDIWDEYHLDQEINDRGIKVDMDFVKQAIAMDDISHEKLLTVMQQITNLDNPNSVQQMKSWLCENGLEMETLGKKAVAEKLKEIDGELNEVLSLRQQLAKSSVKKYTAMENAVCSDSRARGMFQFYGANRTGRFAGRLVQLQNLPQNHMPDLKEARNIVRNGDVETLEMLYEDIPDTLSQLIRTAFVPRVGHKFIVADFSAIEARVLSWLAGETWRTKVFASGGDIYCASASQMFKVPVEKHGVNGHLRQKGKIAELALGYGGSVGALKAMGALEMGLEEEELKPLVNAWRMSNPNITQFWWDVDRAAKQCVKENKSQETHSIEFHCFSGMLFIVLPSGRRLAYVKPRIGENQFGGESVTYEGVGGTKKWERLESYGPKFVENIVQAISRDILMHAMKSLRHYRIVAHVHDEVIIETNPQISVTEVCKQMSQVPPWAKGLLLDADGYECDFYQKD, encoded by the coding sequence ATGAAGAACTTAGAAATTGATATCGAAACCTATTCTTCTACCAATCTACAAAAAAGTGGTGTTTATCGTTACGTAGAAGCAGATGATTTTGAGGTGATGCTGTTTGGTTATGCGGTTGACGGTGATGAAGTTAAGGTCATCGATTTGATGAATGGAGAAAAGATTCCAAAAGAAATCCTAGATGCCTTAACCGATGAAACCATTACGAAGTGGGCATTTAATGCTCAGTTTGAGCGAGTATGCCTTTCACGTTATTTGGGCTATCCCACTGGGACTTATCTAAATCCTTCCTCATGGAAATGTTCCATGGTTTGGTCTGCCTATATGGGTTTAGCTCTTTCTTTAGAAGGTGTAGGTGCAGTGCTAGGACTTGAAAAGCAAAAGCTGACAGAGGGTAAAGACCTGATACGATATTTTTGTCTTCCATGTACTCCAACAAAAATAAATGGTGGTAGAACCCGTAACCTACCCACTGATGAAATCGATAAATGGCAGCAGTTCAAAGCATATAACAAGCGTGATGTGGAGGCAGAAATACAGATACAACAAAGATTGATCAAGTTTCCAGTACCAGAGGACATCTGGGATGAGTATCATCTCGACCAAGAAATCAACGATCGAGGCATAAAGGTAGATATGGATTTTGTTAAACAGGCCATCGCCATGGATGACATATCTCATGAAAAACTACTAACCGTCATGCAGCAGATAACAAATCTGGATAACCCAAACTCAGTACAACAGATGAAAAGCTGGCTTTGTGAAAATGGTCTAGAGATGGAGACTCTCGGTAAAAAAGCTGTCGCTGAGAAACTTAAGGAAATCGATGGTGAACTAAATGAAGTTCTTTCACTTCGTCAGCAACTGGCAAAATCCTCGGTAAAGAAATATACAGCAATGGAAAATGCAGTTTGTAGTGATTCTCGCGCCAGAGGGATGTTTCAGTTTTATGGAGCCAACAGAACCGGCCGCTTTGCCGGAAGGCTGGTGCAATTGCAAAACCTCCCTCAAAACCATATGCCAGACTTAAAAGAGGCACGAAATATTGTCAGAAATGGTGATGTTGAAACACTGGAAATGCTCTATGAAGATATACCTGATACCCTCTCACAACTGATTCGTACAGCCTTTGTACCAAGAGTTGGTCATAAGTTTATTGTGGCTGACTTCTCAGCCATTGAGGCTCGTGTGCTTTCATGGCTCGCAGGCGAAACATGGCGAACAAAGGTATTTGCTAGTGGTGGCGATATCTACTGTGCATCTGCCTCCCAGATGTTTAAAGTCCCCGTTGAAAAGCATGGTGTGAACGGTCACTTGAGACAGAAGGGTAAAATCGCTGAATTGGCACTTGGATATGGTGGTTCTGTTGGTGCGCTAAAAGCCATGGGTGCATTAGAGATGGGGCTTGAAGAGGAAGAATTAAAACCGCTTGTGAATGCCTGGAGAATGTCTAATCCAAACATCACACAGTTCTGGTGGGATGTGGATCGGGCGGCTAAACAATGCGTAAAGGAAAATAAATCACAAGAAACCCATAGCATCGAGTTTCATTGTTTTAGTGGCATGCTTTTTATCGTTCTTCCTTCCGGCAGAAGGCTTGCCTATGTAAAGCCTCGAATTGGTGAGAATCAGTTTGGTGGTGAGTCTGTGACCTATGAAGGAGTAGGTGGAACAAAGAAATGGGAGCGTCTTGAAAGTTACGGTCCTAAGTTTGTAGAGAATATTGTTCAAGCCATATCCCGTGATATTTTGATGCACGCAATGAAGTCTCTCCGTCATTACAGAATTGTGGCTCATGTCCATGATGAAGTAATTATTGAAACTAATCCTCAAATATCGGTTACTGAAGTATGTAAACAGATGAGTCAAGTGCCACCTTGGGCGAAAGGGCTGCTCCTTGATGCCGATGGCTATGAATGTGACTTTTATCAAAAAGATTAA
- a CDS encoding GH25 family lysozyme — protein sequence MKTKGIDISTWQKPSQINYDQLAKEVDFVILRAGYTGHGTGVSLHKDDAFEQHYKAFHERGIPIGVYWYSCANTKTKGIAEANKCLEIIKGKTISYPVFIDTEDNYHQRPSGKKAISDALVGFCETVESAGYYAGIYASSSWFQDLTELDRLEPYDFWVAQWSSKEPTLRHGIWQYTSKGKLSGYSGNLDMNYAYKDYKAIIQSAGLNHLGKEENIPAPTEKKSIETLAKEVIQGLWGNGEERKKRLTDSGYDYAAVRSKVNDLLSSKKSIDTIAKEVIRGDWGNGQERKNKLTNAGYDYVLVQKRVNELLK from the coding sequence ATGAAAACTAAAGGAATTGATATTAGTACGTGGCAAAAACCAAGTCAGATTAACTATGACCAACTTGCAAAAGAAGTTGATTTTGTCATCCTTCGAGCAGGATATACGGGCCACGGTACAGGAGTAAGTTTGCACAAGGATGATGCCTTTGAACAACACTACAAAGCCTTTCACGAGAGAGGTATTCCTATCGGTGTTTACTGGTACAGCTGTGCCAATACCAAAACCAAGGGCATAGCAGAAGCGAATAAATGCCTAGAAATTATCAAAGGCAAGACCATCTCTTATCCCGTATTTATTGATACAGAGGATAATTATCATCAACGACCAAGTGGCAAGAAAGCCATTTCCGATGCTTTAGTAGGCTTTTGTGAAACCGTAGAAAGTGCTGGATATTACGCCGGCATCTATGCGTCTAGTTCTTGGTTTCAAGATTTAACAGAACTGGATCGTCTAGAACCTTATGATTTCTGGGTCGCTCAGTGGTCCAGTAAAGAACCGACTCTTCGTCATGGTATCTGGCAGTACACAAGCAAAGGTAAACTAAGTGGTTACTCAGGAAACTTAGACATGAACTATGCCTATAAAGATTACAAAGCGATTATCCAAAGTGCAGGGCTTAATCATCTTGGTAAAGAAGAAAATATACCTGCTCCTACAGAAAAGAAATCGATCGAGACGCTGGCCAAGGAAGTCATTCAAGGCTTATGGGGTAATGGTGAAGAACGAAAGAAACGTTTAACAGATTCAGGCTATGATTATGCGGCGGTGCGGTCAAAGGTCAATGACCTGCTATCTAGTAAGAAGTCGATCGATACCATCGCAAAAGAAGTCATTCGTGGCGATTGGGGTAACGGACAAGAACGAAAAAACAAACTCACAAATGCCGGTTATGACTATGTTTTGGTACAAAAAAGGGTCAATGAACTCTTGAAATAA
- a CDS encoding rRNA biogenesis protein rrp5 translates to MSKIKLLLEVVNDMRSLADSIQAVCDVMTEGSPAPSAKAATEQEPVKEPDIPLEKVRMVLAEKSQLGFTAEVRGLIQKYGADKLSAVDKTYYADILKDAEGLGNG, encoded by the coding sequence TTGAGCAAAATAAAGTTACTGCTTGAAGTGGTCAATGATATGCGAAGTCTTGCTGACAGCATACAGGCGGTTTGCGATGTAATGACAGAAGGAAGTCCTGCTCCAAGTGCAAAAGCTGCAACTGAACAAGAACCAGTAAAAGAGCCAGATATCCCACTTGAAAAAGTGCGTATGGTACTTGCTGAAAAGAGCCAACTTGGATTTACCGCCGAAGTGCGAGGACTCATTCAGAAGTATGGTGCAGACAAGTTAAGTGCTGTTGATAAGACTTATTATGCTGACATCTTGAAAGATGCGGAGGGTCTTGGAAATGGGTAA